One window from the genome of Leucobacter aridicollis encodes:
- the atpH gene encoding ATP synthase F1 subunit delta has translation MGSASREALAKAKSALSGRLGKAVGSELLSASAQIEGSPALVSALADASLPASAKAEVVGKLFGSLSAGARSVLTAAVEQNWSTAAEFVDGVEELGFRAQALAEPGLADELLAATATINSSHELELELGNKLGDPAAKAQLASKIFSGKLSAGALGVVAHVVANPRGRRVNAALTEAARVAADQGGLELATVTVAAPLTSAQQEKLAALLEQSAGRKVKVTTVVDPALIGGVRIHMADDVIDGSVRARLEDLRQRLAA, from the coding sequence ATGGGCAGCGCGTCACGCGAGGCACTCGCGAAGGCGAAGTCCGCGCTCAGCGGCCGCCTCGGGAAGGCAGTCGGTTCAGAGCTTCTTTCGGCGTCTGCGCAGATCGAGGGCTCACCTGCCCTCGTGAGTGCTCTCGCTGATGCATCGCTCCCGGCTTCTGCGAAGGCAGAGGTCGTCGGCAAGCTCTTCGGCAGCCTGTCGGCTGGCGCGCGCTCTGTGCTCACCGCAGCAGTCGAGCAGAACTGGTCGACCGCGGCTGAATTCGTTGATGGCGTCGAGGAGCTTGGCTTCCGTGCGCAGGCGCTTGCAGAGCCCGGCCTTGCCGATGAGCTGCTCGCGGCGACAGCGACGATCAACTCGAGCCATGAGCTCGAGCTCGAGCTGGGCAACAAGCTCGGCGATCCCGCAGCGAAGGCGCAGCTCGCGTCGAAAATCTTCTCTGGCAAGCTCTCAGCTGGCGCGCTCGGTGTCGTGGCCCACGTGGTCGCAAACCCGCGCGGTCGTCGCGTCAATGCAGCGCTCACTGAAGCGGCTCGCGTGGCCGCTGACCAGGGTGGGCTTGAGCTCGCGACGGTGACCGTTGCGGCTCCGCTGACAAGCGCACAGCAGGAGAAGTTGGCTGCTCTGCTCGAGCAGAGCGCTGGCCGCAAGGTCAAGGTCACCACGGTTGTGGACCCTGCCCTGATCGGCGGCGTCCGTATCCACATGGCTGACGACGTTATCGACGGAAGTGTCCGGGCTCGCCTGGAAGACCTCCGCCAGCGGCTCGCTGCGTAG